GGCGCTTCGTGCGTCTCGCCGGCGGCCGCCGCTCCCGCATCGTCATCATCCCCACGGCCTCGTCCTTCCAGGACGAGGTGGTCGCCGCCTACACCGAGGTCTTCGCCCGGCTCGGGACGACGGACCTCACGGTGGTCAACCCCGAGACCCGGCTCGAGGCGCACGACGAGGAGGCGGTGGCCCTCGTCGACCGGGCCACCGGCGTGTTCATGAGCGGCGGCAGCCAGCTCAAGCTCAGCCAGCGGCTGCCCGGCACCCCCCTCGGCGACGCGCTGCACCGGGCCCACGACCGGGGGGCTGTCATCGGTGGCACGTCGGCCGGCGCGTCGATCATGAGCCAGTTCATGATCTCCATGGGTGACGAGGGCATCACCCCGCGCCAGCGCCACAGCCAGCTCAGTGCCGGGCTCGGACTGATCGAAGGCGTGATCATCGACCAGCACTTCGGCCAGCGGGCCCGCTACGGGCGGCTCATGTCCATGGTGGCCGGCTCCCCCAACCTCATCGGCATCGGCATCGACGAGGACACCGCCATCGAGGTGGTCGACCGCAGCGTCTTCACGGTGCACGGCGCCGGCGCGGTCTTCGTCCTCGACTGCCGGGCTTCGGTCTCCGACGCCCCGGAGGCCCGCCGCGGGGCGCCCATGATGGTCTCGGGGGCCGTGGTGCACTCGCTGCCGGCGGGCGCTACCTTCGACCTCCGCGAGGTGCGGCTGCTCGACTTCGTCGAGAAGCACCCCGACGCCACCGTCACCCTCGCCACGGCCAAGGCCTGACCCGAGGCCCACGCCCCTGCCTGACCGCGCTAGGAGATCCCCCATGGCAGCAGACCGACCGACCCCCACCGGCCCGGCCGCCCCCGAGCTGCGCATCGTCGAGTCGCGCGTCTACCGCGGCGGCAACATCTGGTCCTACGACCCCGCCATCCACCTCGTCGTCGACCTCGGCGTGCTCGAGGGCTACCCGACCGACACCCTCGACGGCTTCACCGACCGCCTCGTCGAGCTGCTGCCGGGCCTGGGCAACCACACCTGCTCGCGTGGGGTGAAGGGCGGCTTCGTCGACCGGCTTCGCGAGGGCACCTGGCTCGGGCACGTCACCGAGCACGTCGCCCTCCAGCTGCAGCAGGAGGCCGGGCACGACATGCGTCGGGGCAAGACCCGGGCCGTGAAGGGCCAGCCCGGCCGCTACAACGTGATCTACGCCTA
This genomic interval from Knoellia sp. p5-6-4 contains the following:
- a CDS encoding cyanophycinase, with amino-acid sequence MARSSRKPPTLFIIGGAEDRVGKATVLRRFVRLAGGRRSRIVIIPTASSFQDEVVAAYTEVFARLGTTDLTVVNPETRLEAHDEEAVALVDRATGVFMSGGSQLKLSQRLPGTPLGDALHRAHDRGAVIGGTSAGASIMSQFMISMGDEGITPRQRHSQLSAGLGLIEGVIIDQHFGQRARYGRLMSMVAGSPNLIGIGIDEDTAIEVVDRSVFTVHGAGAVFVLDCRASVSDAPEARRGAPMMVSGAVVHSLPAGATFDLREVRLLDFVEKHPDATVTLATAKA